One window from the genome of Macadamia integrifolia cultivar HAES 741 unplaced genomic scaffold, SCU_Mint_v3 scaffold1285, whole genome shotgun sequence encodes:
- the LOC122063303 gene encoding GDSL esterase/lipase APG-like yields MLFDCCFFFDLSRTGLLILLLLSSFVISGYAQESTPLVPAIITFGDSSVDVGNNNYLATLFKANLPPYGRDFTNHKPTGRFCNGKLATDITAENLGFTTYPPAYLSPQASGKNLLIGANFASAGSGYYDKTSSLSHTISLAKQLEYYKEYQGKLAMEAGNKTAASIMKDALYIVGAGNSDFVQNYYINPLINIVHTPDQFSSILVGIFSSFVKDLYGLGARRIGVTSLPPLGCLPLAITLFGQGKNDCVPRLNADAQGFNKKINAAASTLQKQLPELKIAVLDIYTPLLAAIKSPSKYGFSETRKGCCGTGIVEITSFLCNPLSLGTCSNATQYVFWDSVHPSQAAYQVIADAVIIQGISLIG; encoded by the exons ATGCTCTTTGactgctgcttcttcttcgaccTTAGCCGAACGGGTCTGCTGATCCTGCTGCTGTTGTCATCGTTTGTCATCAGTGGGTATGCACAAGAATCTACGCCTCTCGTTCCAGCGATCATAACCTTTGGGGACTCGTCGGTTGACGTCGGAAACAATAACTATCTGGCCACCTTATTCAAGGCTAATCTCCCACCTTATGGGAGGGATTTCACCAACCATAAACCTACTGGAAGGTTCTGTAATGGAAAACTAGCTACTGATATTACTG CTGAAAACCTGGGCTTCACAACTTACCCACCAGCGTATCTTAGCCCTCAAGCATCAGGGAAGAACCTTCTAATAGGAGCCAACTTTGCTTCTGCTGGATCTGGTTATTATGACAAAACATCCTCCTTGAGT CACACGATTTCGTTGGCAAAGCAGTTGGAGTATTATAAGGAATACCAGGGAAAGCTAGCCATGGAAGCAGGAAATAAGACGGCAGCATCTATCATGAAAGATGCACTCTACATAGTGGGAGCTGGTAATAGCGATTTTGTACAGAACTATTATATCAATCCTCTGATCAACATAGTCCACACTCCCGACCAGTTCTCTtccatccttgttggcattttcTCAAGCTTCGTCAAG GACTTGTATGGGTTGGGAGCAAGAAGGATTGGGGTGACATCACTGCCGCCATTGGGTTGCCTGCCATTAGCAATCACTTTGTTTGGacagggaaaaaatgactgtgTGCCAAGGCTCAATGCAGATGCACAGGGGTTCAACAAGAAGATCAATGCAGCTGCTTCAACCCTCCAGAAGCAACTCCCTGAACTCAAGATTGCCGTTTTGGATATCTACACTCCTTTATTGGCTGCCATAAAATCTCCTTCTAAATACG GGTTCTCTGAGACAAGGAAGGGTTGCTGTGGGACGGGGATCGTGGAAATAACATCGTTCTTGTGCAATCCCTTGTCATTAGGGACATGTAGCAATGCCACCCAATACGTATTCTGGGACAGCGTTCACCCATCTCAAGCTGCATATCAGGTTATTGCTGATGCAGTCATCATCCAAGGCATCTCCCTCATCGGATGA